The Hymenobacter sp. DG25A nucleotide sequence CCACGTAGATGTTGCCCACTTTATCCGTGAACATAGAGCCGATATCCTGCGCGGTGGGGGTAGGTATCCGGTTGGCCGGGGGAATAATAATAGTGGTAGCAACGGGAGCAGTGCCCGGATTTTTAATGGTCAGATACTTAAATTCCTGCCCCAGGTAGCTGACCAGGTTGCCGGAAAAAGGGTCGTACACCCAATCCTGAATGCCGCCCTCCGGCGTGGGGCCACTGCCCCCGGAGCTGATAAATGCCTGCACCTGCAGGCGGAAATTCTCCACTACTGCAGCCGTATTAGGCTCGCTAATATCCAGCACCCGCCAGGTAGCCTGCGCGCTGGGCACCGGGAGCAGGGGCACCGTGCCCACGTACAGCTTCACCATATCTATCAGGCCTGTAAACACCCCGTAGCGGAAGGTGGCGGCCCCCACGTAGTAGGTGGAGGAGGGGCTGCCATCGCCCACAAAATTCAGTGTCTGGCTTAAGTATATGGTGGTGAAGGTGGACCGGGGAACTGGTGGGGGAGCTATGGCTCCTATTTTGGTAGCCTGCGCCGTAGTCAGGTTGATTTTGTAGAGGTTAGGCGGCGTCTGAAAATTATTAATGGTGATAGGCTGCACCACCTGCATGCCGTATGCCGCTCGTTGGCTGGCATCCGGGTTATTGTCATAGCCCAGCGCATTGATAATAAGCGAAGTAGCGCCGTCCTTGATGGTGCCCACAGTGGTCAGCGTACCATCCGTATTTATCTTCTTCAGGATGGAGGGATTCCCGGCGCTGGCCGGACACGGGGAGATAACGGCAAAGCTATTGGTAGGGAGCTGAGCGAGTAGCTCGCGGCCAATAAAAGCCAAAGCCACGGTAAGTAATAATTTCTTCATTTTGCGCTCCGCTTACTGGTCCACTTACTCCAACTCCTGCCCTGCACCCGGTTAATTCAACCGTTCCCGATACCTGCTATACTCACCCTTTAGGAGGCTAAATATAGGACTTTAATAAATTTTTATATAATAATATTATCAAATCTTCCTTTCGATTTCTCTCCATGCCCTTTTCGCTTCTCATCCAGAATTGCCGCCAGCTCCTGACCATTGCCAGCGAAACCGGTGCCGCTCCGCAACCCCTGAGCAGAGAGGCGCTAGCAGATTGGGTGATAATTCCCGATGCTTATATAGCCTGTGACGGGGATACGATTGTAGCCCTGGGCCCCATGGCAGAGCTGGATGCCAGGCAGATAACACCAGAAACCACCGTGATAGATGCGGCCGGGCGCGTGGTTATGCCCGGGCTGGTGGAGTGCCACACCCACCTGGTGTTTGCCGGTAACCGGGCCCATGAGTTTCAGCGCAAGCTGCGCGGCGAGTCTTACCTGGATATTCTGGCCTCCGGCGGCGGCATTCTAAGCACCGTGCGGGCCACCCGGGCCGCCACGGAAGTTGAGCTGCTCACCCAGGCCCTGCACCATCTGGAGGGCTTTCGGCGCTACGGAATAACTACAATTGAAGCCAAAAGCGGCTACGGCCTGGATAAGGAAACGGAGTTGCGTCTGGTGCGCGTGGCCCGCGAAGCCGGTCGCCAGCAGCCAGCCCAGGTGGTTTGCACGTTTCTGGGCGCCCACGTGGTGCCGCCGGAGTTTAAAGGGCAGCCCGCCGCTTACCTCGATTATCTGGTAGCGGAAGTATTGCCGGAGCTGCGGGGCGAGGCCGAGTTCGTGGATATTTTCTGCGAGGAAGGCGCCTTCAGCCTTATGGATTCGCAGGCGTATCTGGCGCAGGCAAAGCAGATGGGCTTTCAGCTGAAAATCCATGCCGAGCAGCTGCACAACCTGGGCGGCTGTGCCATGGCTGCCGCGCTGGGCGCCACCAGCGTAGACCACTGCGACTTTCTTTCCGCAGAGGATGCGGCCCATGTGGCGGCTACGGGCAACACGGTAGCGGTGCTGCTGCCATTGGTGCCGCTGTTTCTACGCCAGCAGCAGTACGCGCCGGGCCGGGAGCTTATTCGGCAAGGAGTGCCCATTGCCATCAGCACTGATTTCAACCCCGGTTCCTGCCCCAGCAAAAACCTGTGGCTAGCGCTGTCGGTGGCCTGCCTGAATATGGGCCTCACGCCTCGCGAAGCCCTGGCCGCCGTTACGCTGAACGCCGCCTGGGCCATCAATCGGCAGGAAAGCATCGGGAGCCTAGAGCCCGGCAAACGCGCCGATATCCTGGTGCTGGACGTAGCCGACTATGAAGAAATACCCTACTGGCTGGGCGAAAACCCGGTGCACAGTGTCGTAATTGGGGGTATGCTCCAGCCGCGCTAGCGGAAAGGACTACAGCTGGCGGGCGGCTATCAGCAGGCTAATCCAGCCTGCAATAAACAGCAGGCCGCCAATAGGGGCCACGGCGCCCAGCTTGGTGTAGCCCGTAAAGCACAGCGCGAAAAGGGAGCCGCAGAACAGCACCATGCCGCCCAGCCACAGGCCAGCAGTGAGGCCCAGGCCGCGCAGCTCGGGGCGGGCAGCCAGCAACACGCCCACGGCGGCCAGGGCCAGCGTGTGGTAAAACTGATAGCGCACAGCGGTTTCAAACGTATCGAAGCGGCCGGCGGCTTCCAGCATGGGCCGCAGTCCGTGCGCGCCAAACGCGCCAATGCCTACGCCCAGCGCACCTAGGAAAGCAGCAAGTTGCAGAATCAGACGAGCAGACATAAGCAGTTTATAGAGGGTTCGATTTTCAAATGGGACTAGCGGATATGGACTGGTGAGTGCCAGGTTTGCTACTCGCTACACTTGGCAACAGGCTACCCGCGGGCCCCAAAAATAGCGCTGCCCACCCGAATGAGCGTGCTGCCTTCAGCAATAGCCAGCCGATAGTCGGAGCTCATGCCCATTGATATTTCCCGAAAAGCGGGCTGATCAGCGAAGTAGCGGGTTTTCAGCAGGTCGAAATAGCCTTTCAGCTCCTGAAATTCCCGCCGCAGCTGGTCTTCATCCTTCGTGAAAGTAGCCACACCCATCACCCCGGTCAGCTGCACGTGGCGCATGGCTTTATACTCTGCCGATTGCAGAATAGCCTCAGCTTCTTCCAGCGAAAGGCCAGTTTTGGCTTCCTCCTCCGCAATATAAAACTGCAACAGGCCATGAATGACGCGGTTATGCCGGGCGGCCTGTTTATCCAACTCTACCAGCAGCTTCAGGCTGTCGATGCTTTCTACCGTGTGCACAAACGGGGCAATGTACTTTACCTTGTTGGTCTGCAGATGCCCAATCAGGTGCCACTCAATATCAGCGGGCAGCTCCGGCTGTTTGGCCGCCATTTCCTGCACCCGGTTTTCGCCAAACAGGCGGCTGCCCGCCGCGTAGGCTTCGCGCAGGCGCTCCACGGGGTGGGTTTTGGTTACCACCACCAGCCGGCAGTTGGTACCGGCCAGCTCTTGCTCAAACTGCTGAATATTTTCGGCTATGCTCATGTAAGGGAATGATGGAAGGCTAGAGGTAGGTTGGATGGAAGGTGAACGGGAGTGAGGGGTAACTGCCTCCTGCCACCTCAACAACAGGAACCTGGCTTAGTCTTCCATCGAATTAGTAAGAAAAGTATTCTTCAGGCCCAGCCAAAGCACCCACAAACCCACGCACCAATAGAGGTAATACCGGTAGTAGTCGCGGGTATTGCGGAAGCGGGTCTGGCGGATTTCGGATTTTTCGAGGCGGTCTATCTGCCGGAAAATCTGCCGGAGAACTTTGGTGTCGGTGGCCCGGAAAAACTGCCCGCCGCCGGCCGCTGCCAGCTGGCGCATAGTGCTTTCATCCAGGCGGGTTTCTACGTAGCGGGGGCGGCCAAACTCATCGGTGCCGAAGGGAATGGTGCCATCCTGCCCCAGCCCGATGGTGTACAGGCGCAGGCCGTAGGCATGGGCCAGCTGGGCAGCCAAGAGCGGGTCGAGGTTGCCGGCCGTGTTTTCTCCATCAGAAAGCAGAATGCACACTTTGGTGCTGCTCGGCGAGTCGCGCATGCGGTTGGTGGCTACGCCCAAGGCTGTGCCAATGGCCGTGCCATCGTTGGCAATCATGCCCAGTCGCAGCTCATTCAGGCTTTCGCGCAACAGGTCATAGTCGGTGGTGAGGGGGGCCAGGGAGTACGCATCGCCGGCAAAGGCCACCAGCCCGATCCGGTCGCCGGAGCGGCCATCCACAAACTCCCGGGCTACGCGCTTGGCGGCTTCTAGGCGGTTGGGCTGCAGGTCCTGCAGCTCCATGGAGCCCGACACATCCAGCACCAGCAGAATATCAATGCCTTCCCCGGTCTGCGCCACCCGCTCATCGGTGCGCTGGGGGCGGGCCAGGGCCAGCAGGCCAAACATAAGGCTGAGGGCCAGCATTAAATCGGGCAGAAACCGCAGCACTGCGCTCCAGTCGGTGCGGAGCCGGCCCGCCACAAAGGCCACTCCCAGCCGGCGCCGGTTGCGGTACGCCAGCAGCCACCGGATACCAAACAGCAGGGGTACCAGCGGCAGCAACAGCAGCACCCGCGCCCACTCCCAGGTATATCCCGTGAGCGTGCTATACCGAAGCCCTTCCAGAAAGGTCATCATGCAGGGCGGGCCGAAAAGAGAAGAGGCATCATGGCATTCAAGCGTGCAATATGGCCCAAACCGGGCGCAAAAACCACTTTGCCGGCCGGCTCCGGTGGGTTCAGGGTACTATGAAGGCACATATCGGGAGCGGCCCCGGTAATCGGCCAGCTGGTACCGCTCTTCGGCAAACTGCCGCAGCAACTCAAACGCCCGGTTAATTTCCTGGGTGTCCTCGGTCAGCATATGGCCATAAATCACCTGATCCACGATGCGCAGCGCCGTGCTTACGGACGGGGCGTGGTTGTAATGCGCTTCAATTTCGCGGGTGGTGAGGGTGTTGAGGTTGTTGCTCTCGAGCAGGGTGAGGTAGTTTTTCCAGAGCGTGATGGCCCGCTCCATGTTGGTGGTGGAGCGCGACAGCTCAAACCGCTCAATATGGCGCGCATACTGCGCTAAGAAGTAGGCGTGGTTTTTCCGCAGCTTGTAGCG carries:
- a CDS encoding T9SS type A sorting domain-containing protein — protein: MKKLLLTVALAFIGRELLAQLPTNSFAVISPCPASAGNPSILKKINTDGTLTTVGTIKDGATSLIINALGYDNNPDASQRAAYGMQVVQPITINNFQTPPNLYKINLTTAQATKIGAIAPPPVPRSTFTTIYLSQTLNFVGDGSPSSTYYVGAATFRYGVFTGLIDMVKLYVGTVPLLPVPSAQATWRVLDISEPNTAAVVENFRLQVQAFISSGGSGPTPEGGIQDWVYDPFSGNLVSYLGQEFKYLTIKNPGTAPVATTIIIPPANRIPTPTAQDIGSMFTDKVGNIYVVTANSGSIYRVDRTTGYYTGLEYNGKFGCSRGDAVSFAGALPLPVELISFSARPGTGQVELQWETASEENMRQFTVQRSQDGLGWTAVATVPATNNPHGARYQARDTAPPTGQLFYRLAMEDLDGTRAYSPVETLTYQPQTAWAAYPNPAHDFLVVEGAGRAREVLLLNGLGQVVRRLAGPAQHTPLRVATAGLPAGLYYLTTKDEAGRPFSQKIEVR
- a CDS encoding YggS family pyridoxal phosphate-dependent enzyme; its protein translation is MSIAENIQQFEQELAGTNCRLVVVTKTHPVERLREAYAAGSRLFGENRVQEMAAKQPELPADIEWHLIGHLQTNKVKYIAPFVHTVESIDSLKLLVELDKQAARHNRVIHGLLQFYIAEEEAKTGLSLEEAEAILQSAEYKAMRHVQLTGVMGVATFTKDEDQLRREFQELKGYFDLLKTRYFADQPAFREISMGMSSDYRLAIAEGSTLIRVGSAIFGARG
- a CDS encoding DUF423 domain-containing protein — translated: MSARLILQLAAFLGALGVGIGAFGAHGLRPMLEAAGRFDTFETAVRYQFYHTLALAAVGVLLAARPELRGLGLTAGLWLGGMVLFCGSLFALCFTGYTKLGAVAPIGGLLFIAGWISLLIAARQL
- a CDS encoding vWA domain-containing protein; amino-acid sequence: MMTFLEGLRYSTLTGYTWEWARVLLLLPLVPLLFGIRWLLAYRNRRRLGVAFVAGRLRTDWSAVLRFLPDLMLALSLMFGLLALARPQRTDERVAQTGEGIDILLVLDVSGSMELQDLQPNRLEAAKRVAREFVDGRSGDRIGLVAFAGDAYSLAPLTTDYDLLRESLNELRLGMIANDGTAIGTALGVATNRMRDSPSSTKVCILLSDGENTAGNLDPLLAAQLAHAYGLRLYTIGLGQDGTIPFGTDEFGRPRYVETRLDESTMRQLAAAGGGQFFRATDTKVLRQIFRQIDRLEKSEIRQTRFRNTRDYYRYYLYWCVGLWVLWLGLKNTFLTNSMED
- the hutI gene encoding imidazolonepropionase, with protein sequence MPFSLLIQNCRQLLTIASETGAAPQPLSREALADWVIIPDAYIACDGDTIVALGPMAELDARQITPETTVIDAAGRVVMPGLVECHTHLVFAGNRAHEFQRKLRGESYLDILASGGGILSTVRATRAATEVELLTQALHHLEGFRRYGITTIEAKSGYGLDKETELRLVRVAREAGRQQPAQVVCTFLGAHVVPPEFKGQPAAYLDYLVAEVLPELRGEAEFVDIFCEEGAFSLMDSQAYLAQAKQMGFQLKIHAEQLHNLGGCAMAAALGATSVDHCDFLSAEDAAHVAATGNTVAVLLPLVPLFLRQQQYAPGRELIRQGVPIAISTDFNPGSCPSKNLWLALSVACLNMGLTPREALAAVTLNAAWAINRQESIGSLEPGKRADILVLDVADYEEIPYWLGENPVHSVVIGGMLQPR